A single window of Deltaproteobacteria bacterium PRO3 DNA harbors:
- the nuoL gene encoding NADH-quinone oxidoreductase subunit L yields MSLLPFFLQYSWVIPLAPLVGFLINGLGIFLGLPYAKSKKFSGFIACLAIFVAFVFAVGVFYNLMGLPAEERSVTRYLYTWLASGNLKADAAFLIDPLSSVMMLIITGVGFLIHVYSTGYMAEDPSYPRFFTYLNLFCFAMLLLVMGDNIFMLFIGWEGVGLCSYLLIGFWYTHTPNAVAGMKAFVVNRIGDFAFMVGVALLFWALFSEGHATVSFKEIGQHVHSLQNVQFAGFPVLVVVGILLFIGATGKSAQIPLYVWLPDAMAGPTPVSALIHAATMVTAGIYMIGRMNFVYTLAPEALIVVATVGALTAIFAATIGFAQNDIKKVLAYSTVSQLGYMFLGMGTGAYVTGIFHLMTHAFFKACLFLGSGSVILGMHHEQDMRRMGGLRKYMPVTYWTFLLATIAIAGIFPFAGFFSKDEILWKAFERGGAQPWYYVLWGLGLLGAMGTAFYMFRAVSMTFFGELGARAHEIPAAEAAAHDLHHDDEEEPHDAHDAHDAHGHHAHHPHESPKSMLFALVVLAFLSVVGGLIGIPYALGHFAHIPNFFEHWLQPVFAGAHGAAAAHHEVHAVEYFLMALSVTVAGLSIFLAINLYTKRQEIPRRFVEKYPRLYKLVLNKYYVDEIYQALVVKPLLALNDILATFDQVVIDGFVNFLGKCTRALSTISGFFDKTFVDGLVNLVSDTTIAAGGQLRKIQTGRIQNYLYAAMAGVLVLMIWKLF; encoded by the coding sequence ATGAGCTTGCTGCCTTTCTTTCTACAATATTCCTGGGTGATCCCTTTGGCCCCCCTGGTGGGCTTCCTGATCAACGGCCTGGGGATTTTTCTGGGCCTGCCCTACGCCAAGTCGAAAAAATTCTCCGGCTTCATCGCCTGCCTGGCCATCTTCGTCGCCTTCGTCTTCGCGGTCGGCGTCTTCTATAACTTGATGGGGCTGCCGGCCGAGGAGCGCTCGGTCACGCGCTACCTATATACCTGGCTCGCCTCCGGCAACCTGAAGGCCGACGCGGCCTTCCTGATCGACCCCTTGAGCTCGGTCATGATGCTGATCATCACCGGCGTCGGCTTCCTGATCCACGTCTACTCGACGGGCTACATGGCGGAAGACCCGAGCTACCCGCGCTTCTTCACCTATCTCAACCTGTTCTGCTTCGCGATGCTCCTCCTGGTGATGGGCGACAACATCTTCATGCTCTTCATCGGCTGGGAGGGCGTGGGTCTCTGCTCTTATTTGTTGATCGGCTTCTGGTACACCCACACGCCCAACGCGGTGGCGGGGATGAAGGCCTTCGTCGTCAACCGCATCGGCGACTTCGCCTTCATGGTCGGCGTGGCGCTCTTGTTCTGGGCCCTGTTCAGCGAGGGGCACGCGACGGTCAGCTTCAAGGAAATCGGCCAGCACGTCCACAGCCTGCAGAACGTCCAGTTCGCCGGCTTTCCGGTCCTGGTCGTGGTCGGCATCCTGCTCTTCATCGGCGCCACCGGCAAGTCGGCGCAGATCCCGCTGTATGTTTGGTTGCCCGACGCCATGGCCGGCCCGACGCCGGTCTCGGCCCTGATCCACGCGGCCACCATGGTCACCGCCGGCATCTACATGATCGGCCGGATGAACTTCGTCTACACCCTGGCGCCCGAGGCCCTGATCGTCGTCGCCACCGTCGGGGCGCTGACCGCGATCTTCGCGGCCACGATCGGCTTCGCGCAGAACGACATCAAGAAGGTCCTGGCCTATTCGACGGTCTCGCAGCTGGGCTACATGTTTCTCGGCATGGGCACCGGGGCCTACGTCACCGGCATCTTCCACCTGATGACCCATGCCTTCTTCAAGGCCTGCCTCTTCCTCGGTTCGGGCTCGGTCATCCTGGGCATGCACCACGAGCAGGACATGCGGCGCATGGGCGGGCTGCGCAAGTACATGCCGGTCACCTACTGGACCTTCCTTTTGGCGACGATCGCGATCGCGGGGATCTTCCCCTTCGCGGGTTTCTTCAGCAAGGACGAGATCCTCTGGAAGGCCTTCGAGCGCGGCGGCGCCCAGCCCTGGTACTACGTGCTTTGGGGGCTGGGACTCCTGGGCGCGATGGGGACGGCCTTCTATATGTTCCGCGCGGTTTCGATGACCTTCTTCGGCGAGCTGGGCGCGCGGGCCCACGAGATCCCCGCGGCCGAGGCCGCGGCCCACGACCTGCACCACGACGACGAGGAAGAGCCGCACGACGCGCATGACGCCCACGACGCGCACGGCCACCACGCCCACCACCCGCACGAGTCGCCCAAGTCGATGCTCTTCGCCCTGGTGGTCCTGGCCTTCCTCTCGGTGGTCGGCGGCCTGATCGGCATCCCCTACGCCTTGGGGCACTTCGCGCACATCCCCAACTTCTTCGAACACTGGCTTCAGCCCGTCTTCGCCGGCGCGCACGGCGCGGCCGCGGCCCACCACGAGGTGCACGCCGTCGAGTACTTCCTGATGGCCCTCTCGGTGACGGTGGCCGGACTCTCGATCTTCCTGGCGATCAACCTCTATACCAAGCGCCAGGAAATCCCGCGGCGCTTCGTCGAGAAGTACCCGCGGCTCTACAAGCTGGTCCTCAACAAGTATTACGTCGACGAGATCTACCAGGCCCTCGTCGTGAAGCCCCTGCTGGCCCTCAACGACATTCTGGCGACCTTCGACCAGGTGGTGATCGACGGCTTCGTGAATTTCCTGGGCAAGTGCACCCGCGCCCTCTCGACCATCTCGGGCTTCTTCGACAAGACCTTCGTCGACGGCCTGGTCAACCTGGTGAGCGACACGACGATCGCCGCCGGCGGGCAGCTGCGCAAGATTCAAACCGGACGCATCCAAAACTACCTCTACGCCGCGATGGCGGGCGTCCTGGTGCTGATGATTTGGAAATTGTTTTAA
- a CDS encoding NADH-quinone oxidoreductase subunit M: MLTLLTFTPLLGIPVIALIPKAKESLVKWVALLATLPALGLAVKLYLEFDRTTKAIQFAEGPIDWIKPFNIQYFMGVDGISVTMVILTALISTICIVASFNIEKQVKGYFTLFLLLETGMMGTFLALDFFLFFIFWEIMLLPMYFLIGIWGGPRREYAAIKFFLYTLAGSVLMLLVMIAFYLYSEGNTFNLIALQDLKLHAGPLSAHGVRMACWVGLFIAFAIKVPVFPFHTWLPDAHVEAPTAISVILAGILLKLGTYGMLRFNYQLFPDITVELVKWIAVLGVINIIYGALCAMAQKDFKKLIAYSSVSHMGFVLLGIASFTAEGITGGVLQMFNHGTITAMLFLIVGIIYDRAHHRDINGFGGLATAMPKYAVWTTIAFFAALGLPGLSGFISEALVFLGSFKNWPMLTAIAVTSVVLTAAYMLWTLQRVFLGPLNEKYKDYPDINRREALCLLPLAVIVLILGVYPKPVINMMSVSLKGINEALVPYGAKVASVLGL, encoded by the coding sequence ATTTTGACCTTGCTGACCTTCACTCCCCTGCTGGGGATCCCGGTGATCGCCCTCATCCCGAAGGCCAAGGAGAGCCTCGTCAAATGGGTGGCGCTGCTCGCGACCCTGCCGGCGCTGGGGCTGGCCGTGAAGCTCTACCTCGAGTTCGACCGCACCACCAAGGCCATCCAATTCGCCGAGGGTCCCATCGACTGGATCAAGCCCTTCAACATCCAATATTTCATGGGCGTGGACGGCATCTCGGTGACCATGGTCATCCTGACCGCGCTCATCAGTACCATCTGCATCGTCGCCAGCTTCAACATCGAGAAGCAGGTGAAGGGTTATTTCACGCTCTTCCTTCTGCTCGAGACAGGCATGATGGGCACCTTCCTGGCCCTCGACTTCTTCCTCTTCTTCATCTTCTGGGAAATCATGCTGCTCCCGATGTACTTCCTGATCGGCATCTGGGGCGGGCCGCGCCGCGAGTATGCGGCGATCAAGTTCTTTCTCTACACCTTGGCCGGGTCGGTCCTGATGCTCTTGGTGATGATCGCCTTCTACCTCTACAGCGAGGGCAACACCTTCAACCTGATCGCCCTGCAAGATCTCAAGCTGCACGCCGGGCCCCTGAGCGCCCACGGCGTCCGCATGGCCTGCTGGGTGGGGCTCTTCATCGCCTTCGCGATCAAGGTGCCGGTCTTTCCGTTCCATACCTGGCTGCCGGACGCCCACGTCGAGGCGCCGACGGCGATTTCGGTCATCCTGGCCGGCATCCTGCTGAAGCTGGGAACCTACGGCATGCTGCGCTTCAACTACCAGCTCTTCCCCGACATCACGGTCGAGTTGGTCAAGTGGATCGCCGTCCTGGGCGTGATCAACATCATTTACGGCGCGCTCTGCGCGATGGCGCAGAAGGACTTCAAAAAGCTGATCGCCTACTCCTCGGTCAGCCACATGGGCTTCGTGCTTTTGGGCATCGCCAGCTTCACCGCCGAGGGCATCACCGGCGGCGTGCTGCAGATGTTCAACCACGGCACGATCACCGCCATGCTGTTCTTGATCGTCGGCATCATCTACGACCGCGCCCACCACCGCGACATCAACGGCTTCGGCGGCCTGGCCACCGCGATGCCCAAGTACGCGGTGTGGACGACCATCGCCTTCTTCGCGGCCTTGGGCCTGCCCGGTCTTTCCGGCTTCATCAGCGAGGCCCTGGTCTTCCTGGGCTCCTTCAAGAATTGGCCGATGCTGACCGCGATCGCGGTGACCAGCGTGGTCTTGACCGCGGCTTACATGCTGTGGACCTTGCAGCGGGTCTTCCTGGGACCGCTCAACGAGAAGTACAAGGATTATCCGGACATCAACCGCCGCGAGGCCCTCTGCCTGCTGCCCTTGGCGGTCATCGTCTTGATCCTGGGCGTCTACCCGAAGCCCGTGATCAACATGATGTCGGTGTCCTTGAAGGGAATCAACGAAGCCCTGGTGCCCTACGGCGCCAAGGTCGCCTCGGTATTGGGACTGTGA
- the nuoK gene encoding NADH-quinone oxidoreductase subunit NuoK — protein sequence MITLQHFLMVGAIVFALGIYTVVTRRNALGILLGTELVLNAAALNMVAFGYFGNKVVEGSVYALFVIVLAAAEAAVALAIGLMIFRNFNTIDATSVDEMRG from the coding sequence ATGATCACCCTCCAGCACTTCCTGATGGTCGGCGCCATCGTCTTCGCACTGGGGATCTACACGGTGGTCACCCGCCGCAACGCCCTGGGCATCCTGCTGGGCACCGAGCTCGTGCTCAACGCCGCCGCCCTCAACATGGTCGCCTTCGGCTACTTCGGCAACAAGGTCGTCGAGGGCTCGGTTTACGCGCTCTTCGTCATCGTCCTGGCCGCCGCCGAGGCCGCGGTGGCGCTGGCGATCGGCCTGATGATCTTCCGCAATTTCAACACGATCGACGCGACCTCCGTCGATGAGATGAGGGGATGA